A window of the Gemmatirosa kalamazoonensis genome harbors these coding sequences:
- a CDS encoding sensor domain-containing diguanylate cyclase produces the protein MADATAPLDAPVALAPRPADSPTGELALATERYQRAALDAIPEAWVFLRSLRDGRRVVDFAVIDMNAAAERLAGRPRAAVIGTRLRECFPVQVRLDLHDTYVAVAEGRVSFDDERCVYTEAGEEQWLHVRAVPIPGGLALFTRDISDRRRAESARARLAAILEETPDVVTVSDIDGRLQYLNGAGRAMLGLPPQRSADGAYDLSMADVQPQLMPGGALEEATRIAAREGTWRGETVLRKRDGRDVPVEQVLIAHFGADGRPTYYSSVMRDITDRKQAEAALRSLSLVDELTTLYNRRGFLTVAGQALDRARERGAPVLVFYMDMDDFKRINDGHGHAEGDVALRTVADVLRATFRESDVIGRLGGDEFVAFAVHGVGDGRGGDRPRRDRSHRAAARRGERRARPVVRAEPQRRRGERVARAARRRLGAAHAGGPARQRGRRAVRGEVPPEGPPNDVTSSPRSAPRTRTPAATRRRSRPRRASRRGCRA, from the coding sequence ATGGCAGACGCCACGGCGCCGTTGGACGCGCCGGTCGCCCTCGCACCCCGTCCCGCCGATTCACCGACGGGCGAGCTGGCGCTCGCCACCGAGCGGTACCAGCGAGCGGCGCTCGACGCGATCCCGGAGGCGTGGGTGTTCCTGCGCTCGCTGCGCGACGGGCGGCGGGTCGTGGACTTCGCGGTCATCGACATGAACGCGGCCGCCGAGCGGCTCGCCGGCCGACCGCGCGCGGCGGTGATCGGCACGCGGCTCCGCGAATGCTTCCCGGTGCAGGTGCGCCTCGACCTCCACGACACGTACGTCGCCGTCGCCGAGGGCCGCGTGTCGTTCGACGACGAGCGGTGCGTGTATACCGAGGCGGGGGAGGAGCAGTGGCTGCACGTCCGCGCCGTGCCGATCCCCGGCGGGCTCGCGCTGTTCACGCGCGACATCAGCGACAGGCGCCGCGCGGAGTCGGCGCGCGCGCGGCTCGCGGCGATCCTCGAGGAGACGCCGGACGTCGTCACGGTGAGCGACATCGATGGCCGCCTGCAGTACCTGAACGGCGCCGGCCGCGCGATGCTCGGCCTTCCGCCGCAGCGCTCGGCCGACGGCGCGTACGACCTCTCGATGGCCGACGTCCAGCCGCAGCTGATGCCCGGCGGCGCGCTGGAGGAGGCGACGCGCATCGCGGCGCGCGAGGGCACGTGGCGCGGCGAGACCGTGCTCCGCAAGCGCGACGGCCGCGACGTGCCGGTGGAGCAGGTGCTCATCGCGCACTTCGGCGCCGACGGCCGGCCGACGTACTACTCGTCGGTCATGCGCGACATCACCGACCGCAAGCAGGCCGAGGCCGCGCTGCGCTCGCTGTCCTTGGTCGACGAGCTGACGACGCTGTACAACCGGCGCGGGTTCCTCACCGTCGCCGGGCAGGCGCTCGACCGCGCGCGCGAGCGCGGCGCGCCGGTGCTCGTCTTCTACATGGACATGGACGACTTCAAGCGCATCAACGACGGCCACGGCCACGCCGAGGGCGACGTCGCGCTGCGCACCGTCGCCGACGTGCTGCGCGCCACGTTCCGCGAGTCGGACGTCATCGGACGGCTGGGCGGCGACGAGTTCGTCGCGTTCGCGGTGCACGGCGTGGGGGATGGACGCGGCGGCGATCGCCCGCGCCGTGACCGCTCGCATCGAGCAGCGGCTCGCCGCGGCGAACGCCGCGCACGGCCAGTCGTACGTGCTGAGCCTCAGCGTCGGCGTGGCGAGCGAGTCGCACGCGCGGCGCGCCGACGGCTCGGCGCCGCCCACGCTGGAGGACCTGCTCGCCAACGCGGACGCCGCGCTGTACGAGGAGAAGTGCCGCCGGAAGGCCCGCCTAACGACGTGACGTCGTCGCCTCGTTCGGCGCCGCGTACGCGTACACCAGCCGCGACACGTCGGCGATCGCGGCCGCGGCGAGCTTCTCGTCGGGGATGCCGCGCGTGA
- a CDS encoding FAD/NAD(P)-binding protein — MTEPRYTVAVVGAGFSGTLVAAHLLRRAAGPLRVLLVNRSGPMGRGVAYGTRTEAHVLNVPAGRMSAFVDDEDDFLRFAQRRLPGVAGGTFVPRRLYGEYLEHVLSSAESSAVDGATLERVVDEVVSLDLCDDGASARLRLADGQVVRADRVVLALGNFAPADPPVHTPEFYRSPRYVRDPWSAGALDVVQPGEPVLLIGTGLTMLDIALDLQARGAGRMLAVARRGLLPLPHRSPSVPPASDHRPPDILTGPPTALAYLKAVRAHVARLAAAGVDWREVIGSLRPITPQLWARLGVRERARFLRHLRVYWDVHRHRTAPELDAALRGHAAAGRLAVVAGRVLRYAADEDGVTVTLQRRGASSPELVRVARVLNCTGPDADVRRLAEPLIASLRDRGLLMPDTLGLGVETADDGALLDRHGVPSRVLHHVGPLLKARYWEATAVPELRVHAERAASSILSSLEERELEAV; from the coding sequence ATGACCGAGCCTCGTTACACCGTAGCCGTCGTCGGCGCTGGCTTCAGCGGTACGCTCGTCGCGGCGCACCTGCTGCGCCGCGCGGCGGGCCCCCTCCGTGTGCTCCTCGTGAACCGCTCGGGCCCGATGGGACGCGGCGTCGCGTACGGCACGCGCACCGAGGCCCACGTCCTGAACGTGCCGGCGGGCCGCATGAGCGCGTTCGTCGACGACGAGGACGACTTCCTCCGCTTCGCGCAGCGGCGGCTTCCCGGCGTGGCCGGCGGCACGTTCGTCCCGCGCCGCCTCTACGGCGAGTACCTGGAGCACGTGCTCTCGTCCGCCGAGTCGAGCGCGGTGGACGGCGCGACGCTCGAGCGCGTGGTCGACGAGGTCGTGTCGCTGGACCTCTGCGACGACGGCGCCTCGGCCCGCCTCCGGCTCGCCGACGGCCAGGTCGTGCGCGCCGATCGGGTGGTCCTCGCGCTCGGCAACTTCGCGCCCGCCGATCCGCCGGTGCACACGCCGGAGTTCTACCGGAGCCCGCGCTACGTCCGCGATCCGTGGAGCGCCGGCGCGCTGGACGTCGTGCAGCCGGGCGAGCCGGTGCTGCTGATCGGCACGGGCCTCACGATGCTCGACATCGCGCTCGACCTCCAGGCGCGCGGCGCCGGCCGCATGCTCGCCGTCGCGCGCCGCGGCCTGCTTCCCCTGCCGCACCGGTCGCCGAGCGTGCCACCTGCGTCGGATCATCGGCCGCCCGACATCCTGACCGGACCGCCGACGGCGCTCGCCTACCTCAAGGCGGTCCGCGCCCACGTCGCCCGGTTGGCCGCCGCCGGCGTCGACTGGCGCGAGGTGATCGGGTCGCTCCGTCCGATAACGCCGCAGCTCTGGGCGCGGCTCGGCGTGCGCGAGCGGGCCCGCTTCCTCCGGCACCTGCGCGTCTACTGGGACGTCCACCGCCACCGTACCGCGCCGGAGCTGGACGCCGCGCTGCGCGGGCACGCCGCTGCTGGTCGGCTCGCCGTCGTCGCCGGACGGGTCCTGCGCTACGCCGCCGACGAGGACGGCGTCACGGTCACGCTGCAGCGGCGCGGCGCGTCGAGCCCCGAGCTCGTGCGCGTGGCACGGGTGCTGAACTGCACCGGCCCCGACGCCGACGTGCGGCGCCTCGCAGAGCCGCTCATCGCCTCGCTGCGCGACCGCGGTCTGCTCATGCCCGACACGCTCGGCCTCGGCGTCGAGACGGCGGACGACGGCGCGCTGCTCGACCGGCACGGCGTGCCGTCGCGGGTGCTGCACCACGTCGGGCCGCTGCTGAAGGCGCGCTACTGGGAGGCGACCGCCGTCCCCGAGCTCCGCGTGCACGCCGAGCGTGCGGCGTCGAGCATCCTGTCGTCGCTGGAGGAGCGGGAGCTCGAGGCGGTCTGA